One window of Anaerolineales bacterium genomic DNA carries:
- the rpsU gene encoding 30S ribosomal protein S21 yields the protein MASVNLRNGESQDSLLKRFRKKVVKSGVLSTVRRKRWFVSKSETRRMEKKKAIRRIKRRSFKDNE from the coding sequence GTGGCAAGTGTCAATTTACGTAATGGCGAATCTCAGGATTCCCTGCTCAAACGCTTTCGCAAAAAGGTCGTGAAGAGCGGTGTTTTGAGCACCGTTCGCCGCAAACGCTGGTTCGTTTCCAAGAGCGAAACCCGCCGGATGGAGAAAAAGAAGGCGATCCGCCGCATCAAGCGACGTTCCTTCAAGGACAATGAATAG
- the infA gene encoding translation initiation factor IF-1, whose product MTKEEGKIKVDGVVIEALPGTQFRVKLDNGHEVLAYLSGKMRKHYIRILLGDRVALEMSPYDMSRGRITFRQRKQAPAAPVE is encoded by the coding sequence ATGACTAAAGAAGAAGGCAAGATCAAAGTGGACGGTGTGGTGATCGAGGCGCTGCCCGGCACCCAGTTCCGCGTGAAGCTCGATAATGGCCACGAGGTTCTGGCGTACCTTTCAGGCAAGATGCGCAAACACTACATCCGCATTTTGCTGGGTGACCGCGTTGCCCTCGAGATGTCCCCTTATGATATGTCGCGCGGGCGCATCACGTTCCGCCAGCGCAAGCAAGCCCCCGCCGCTCCTGTTGAATAA
- a CDS encoding dihydroorotate dehydrogenase-like protein has product MSDLTTTYLGLNLKNPLVASASPLSKKIDKAKKLEEAGISAIVMYSLFEEQIIHESLELDHFLSRGAESFAEALTYLPDGGMYGVSPEKYLNQVAGLKKTVKIPVIGSLNGVSKGGWTGYAKKVEEAGADALELNLYFLSTDPNMTAAEIEDAQVELVAEVRSTIKIPLAVKLSPFVTSLPNFAKRIVDAGANGLVLFNRFYQPDFDLDELDIIHSLDLSTSADLRLPLRWISILYGKVNADYALTSGVHTANDVIKSMMAGAKVAMMASNLLHKGETVIPAMLNDLQTWMKEREYESVRQMQGSMSQKNVKEPAAFERANYMKVLGSWRDLP; this is encoded by the coding sequence ATGAGTGACCTCACCACCACCTACCTCGGTCTGAACCTCAAGAATCCGCTCGTGGCTTCGGCGTCGCCCCTTTCGAAGAAAATAGACAAAGCCAAAAAGTTGGAAGAGGCGGGCATCTCCGCCATTGTGATGTATTCTCTCTTTGAAGAACAGATCATCCATGAAAGCCTCGAGCTTGACCATTTCCTTTCCCGCGGCGCCGAGTCATTTGCCGAAGCGCTTACCTACCTCCCTGATGGCGGCATGTATGGCGTCAGCCCGGAGAAATATCTCAATCAAGTTGCCGGGCTGAAGAAGACGGTCAAGATCCCGGTCATTGGGAGTTTGAACGGCGTATCCAAAGGCGGCTGGACCGGCTACGCAAAAAAGGTTGAGGAAGCCGGAGCGGATGCGCTCGAACTAAACCTCTACTTCCTTTCCACCGACCCGAATATGACCGCCGCCGAAATCGAGGACGCCCAGGTGGAGCTTGTTGCAGAAGTGAGATCCACGATCAAGATCCCACTTGCGGTGAAGCTCAGCCCCTTCGTCACATCCCTGCCCAATTTTGCCAAACGCATCGTGGACGCGGGCGCGAACGGGCTCGTCCTCTTCAACCGCTTTTATCAGCCAGATTTTGACCTCGACGAGCTGGATATCATCCACAGCCTCGATCTCAGTACATCCGCCGACCTGCGCCTCCCGCTTCGCTGGATTTCGATCTTGTACGGCAAGGTTAATGCCGACTACGCCCTGACCAGCGGCGTCCATACCGCGAATGATGTGATCAAGTCGATGATGGCCGGGGCAAAAGTCGCAATGATGGCGTCCAACCTGTTGCACAAGGGCGAGACGGTCATTCCCGCCATGTTGAACGATTTGCAAACCTGGATGAAGGAACGCGAGTACGAATCCGTTCGGCAAATGCAGGGCAGCATGAGCCAGAAGAACGTCAAGGAACCCGCCGCATTCGAACGCGCGAACTACATGAAAGTCCTCGGCTCGTGGCGCGATTTGCCGTAA
- the nifJ gene encoding pyruvate:ferredoxin (flavodoxin) oxidoreductase, with amino-acid sequence MNKNIIMIDGNEATASVAHRLNEVIAIYPITPSSGMGEFSDEWSAKGQKNIWGTVPLVVEMQSEGGAAGTVHGALQTGALTTTFTASQGLLLMIPNMYKIAGELTSTVFHVAARAIAAHALSIYGDHQDAMAVRQTGWAMISSGSVQETQDFAAIAQAATLKARVPFLHFFDGFRTSHEVNKIVQLSDEELRLIIDDELIHAHRARGLSPEHPVLRGSAQNPDVYFQMREAVNPYYIAVPAIAQEMMDKFARITGRRYNLFDYSGAPDAERVLIIMGSGGEVAEETANYLAKKGEKVGVMRVRLYRPFSVEHFIKALPKSVKSIAVLDRTKEPGATGEPLYMDVISALVEGDRQSIKVIGGRYGLSSKEFTPAMAKAVFDELTKPEPKNHFTVGINDDVSKTSLAVDNSFSIESEGMVSCVFFGLGSDGTVGANKNSIKIIGEETDNFAQGYFYYDSKKSGTVTMSHLRFGPKAIRAPYLIETNQANFVACHQYSFLERVDMLKYAREGGIFLLNSLYGPEEIWDHLQKEVQQDIIKKKLKFYVINGYDVAEKTGMGGRMNTIMQTAFFAISGILPKEAAIAEIKKAIEKTYGKRGEAVVKKNFEAVDATVANIYEVKVPAGITSKTTRRLPVPNEAPEFVRNVLGQIINSDGDNIPVSAFPVDGTFPTGTTQWEKRNLALDIPVWNEDICIQCGKCVMVCPHAVIRHKVYEDKYLAGAPETFKHTVSKFKEFSPGYSYTLQVAPEDCTGCTLCVEVCPVKDKTAVGRRAINMESQPPLREAEARNWDFFMKIPDLDRKLINPSTIKNSQLLRPLFEFSGACSGCGETPYVKLVSQLFGDRAVIANATGCSSIYGGNLPTTPWAMDANGRGPAWSNSLFEDNAEFGLGMRLTIDKQNEYARELLSILADEIGKELMHDLLIAEQSSETAIEEQRGRVAQMKKKLEKSKHPRAKDLISVADSLVKKSIWIIGGDGWAYDIGYGGLDHVIASGRNVNILVLDTEVYSNTGGQSSKSTPRAAVAKFAMGGKGMPKKDLGLIAMSYGYVYVAKIAMGANDQQTLKALLEAESYDGPSLVIAYSPCIAHGFDMARSLDQAKLAVQSGHWPIFRYDPRLALEGKNPLQIESKEPSIPFSQYAYNETRYKMLTQMNEERAEELMKEAQHDAKARWALYQQMAAMHYGNGGDENK; translated from the coding sequence ATGAACAAGAACATCATCATGATCGACGGCAACGAAGCGACTGCCAGTGTCGCCCACCGTCTCAACGAAGTGATCGCCATCTATCCGATCACACCTTCCTCAGGCATGGGTGAATTCTCAGATGAATGGTCCGCCAAGGGTCAGAAAAATATCTGGGGAACCGTCCCACTCGTGGTAGAGATGCAATCCGAAGGCGGCGCAGCCGGGACCGTACACGGTGCGCTCCAAACCGGAGCGCTTACCACCACCTTCACCGCCTCCCAGGGCCTGCTGTTGATGATCCCGAACATGTACAAGATCGCGGGCGAACTCACCAGCACCGTCTTTCACGTCGCCGCGCGCGCCATCGCCGCACACGCCCTTTCCATTTACGGTGACCACCAGGATGCGATGGCGGTCCGCCAGACCGGCTGGGCAATGATCTCCTCCGGCTCCGTGCAGGAGACCCAGGATTTTGCAGCCATTGCCCAAGCCGCCACACTCAAGGCTCGCGTTCCCTTCCTACATTTCTTCGACGGATTCCGGACCTCCCACGAAGTAAACAAGATCGTCCAATTATCGGATGAAGAACTGCGCCTCATCATAGACGATGAACTGATCCATGCCCATCGAGCCCGCGGACTCAGCCCGGAACACCCGGTCCTACGCGGAAGCGCCCAGAACCCGGATGTCTACTTCCAGATGCGCGAAGCGGTAAATCCGTACTACATCGCCGTCCCCGCCATCGCGCAGGAAATGATGGATAAGTTCGCCAGGATCACCGGGCGCCGCTACAATTTGTTCGATTACTCCGGCGCGCCCGATGCTGAACGCGTGCTTATCATCATGGGCTCCGGCGGCGAAGTTGCCGAAGAGACCGCCAACTACCTCGCCAAGAAGGGCGAAAAGGTCGGCGTGATGCGTGTCCGTTTGTATCGCCCCTTTTCGGTGGAACATTTCATCAAAGCGCTGCCCAAGAGCGTGAAATCCATTGCCGTGCTGGACCGCACAAAGGAACCCGGCGCAACCGGTGAACCTCTCTACATGGACGTGATCAGCGCTTTGGTCGAAGGCGATCGACAGAGTATCAAAGTCATCGGCGGTCGTTATGGGCTTTCCTCGAAGGAATTTACTCCGGCGATGGCAAAGGCGGTCTTTGATGAACTGACCAAACCCGAACCCAAGAATCATTTCACCGTCGGCATCAACGATGATGTATCCAAAACCTCTCTTGCAGTGGATAACTCCTTCTCCATCGAATCCGAAGGCATGGTGAGCTGTGTCTTCTTTGGTCTCGGCTCGGACGGAACCGTGGGCGCGAACAAGAACTCGATCAAGATCATCGGCGAAGAGACCGACAACTTCGCGCAGGGTTATTTCTATTACGACTCGAAGAAATCCGGCACGGTAACCATGTCGCACCTGCGCTTTGGTCCCAAAGCCATCCGCGCGCCGTATCTGATCGAAACCAATCAGGCGAATTTCGTCGCCTGCCATCAATATTCCTTCCTCGAACGCGTGGATATGCTCAAATACGCCAGGGAGGGCGGCATCTTCCTGCTCAACAGCCTGTATGGTCCAGAAGAGATTTGGGATCACCTGCAGAAGGAAGTCCAGCAGGACATCATCAAGAAGAAACTAAAGTTCTACGTCATCAACGGGTACGACGTGGCTGAAAAGACCGGCATGGGCGGACGCATGAACACCATCATGCAGACCGCTTTCTTTGCCATCAGCGGCATCCTGCCGAAGGAAGCGGCAATAGCCGAGATCAAGAAAGCCATCGAGAAGACCTATGGAAAGCGGGGCGAGGCTGTCGTCAAGAAGAACTTCGAAGCTGTGGATGCAACGGTGGCGAACATTTATGAGGTCAAGGTCCCGGCGGGGATAACGTCGAAGACGACACGCCGGCTCCCGGTCCCGAATGAAGCGCCGGAATTCGTCAGGAATGTGCTCGGTCAGATCATCAACTCCGATGGCGATAACATCCCGGTATCCGCCTTCCCCGTCGACGGCACCTTCCCCACCGGCACAACCCAATGGGAGAAACGCAACCTTGCCTTGGATATTCCGGTCTGGAATGAAGATATCTGTATCCAATGCGGGAAATGCGTGATGGTCTGCCCGCACGCGGTCATTCGGCATAAAGTTTATGAGGACAAGTATCTTGCTGGCGCACCTGAAACCTTCAAGCATACGGTCTCGAAGTTCAAAGAGTTTTCGCCCGGTTATTCATACACGTTGCAGGTCGCACCGGAGGATTGCACGGGTTGCACTTTATGCGTGGAGGTCTGCCCGGTGAAAGACAAGACTGCTGTGGGGCGAAGGGCGATCAACATGGAGTCGCAACCGCCGCTGCGGGAAGCCGAAGCCAGGAACTGGGACTTCTTCATGAAAATCCCGGATCTGGATAGAAAACTTATTAATCCTTCGACGATCAAGAACTCGCAACTGCTGCGCCCGCTGTTCGAATTCAGCGGCGCATGCTCAGGTTGCGGCGAGACGCCGTATGTGAAACTTGTTTCGCAGTTGTTCGGTGACCGCGCTGTCATCGCCAATGCGACGGGTTGTTCATCCATCTACGGCGGAAACCTGCCCACCACCCCGTGGGCGATGGATGCCAACGGCCGCGGACCTGCCTGGTCGAACTCGCTGTTCGAAGACAACGCCGAGTTCGGTTTGGGCATGCGCCTCACCATCGATAAACAAAACGAATATGCCCGTGAACTGCTCTCCATTCTGGCGGATGAGATTGGCAAGGAGCTTATGCATGACCTGCTGATCGCCGAGCAGAGTTCAGAAACCGCCATCGAAGAACAACGCGGTCGCGTGGCGCAAATGAAAAAGAAACTTGAAAAATCGAAACACCCCCGCGCAAAGGACCTGATCAGCGTGGCAGACAGCCTTGTAAAGAAATCCATCTGGATCATCGGCGGCGATGGTTGGGCGTACGACATCGGCTACGGCGGCCTGGACCACGTGATCGCAAGCGGACGCAATGTGAATATCCTCGTGCTCGATACCGAAGTGTATTCGAACACAGGCGGTCAATCCAGCAAATCCACGCCGCGCGCCGCGGTTGCCAAGTTCGCCATGGGCGGCAAGGGCATGCCGAAGAAAGACCTTGGTCTCATCGCCATGTCCTACGGTTATGTCTACGTCGCCAAAATCGCGATGGGGGCGAACGACCAACAGACCCTGAAAGCCCTGCTCGAAGCAGAATCCTACGATGGACCCTCGCTCGTGATCGCCTACAGCCCTTGCATTGCCCACGGCTTTGACATGGCGCGCAGTCTCGACCAGGCGAAACTCGCTGTACAATCCGGGCACTGGCCCATCTTCCGCTACGATCCGCGGCTGGCGCTGGAGGGCAAAAATCCGCTCCAGATCGAATCCAAGGAGCCGAGCATTCCGTTCTCGCAATATGCCTACAATGAGACCCGCTACAAGATGCTGACCCAGATGAACGAAGAGCGCGCCGAAGAACTGATGAAGGAAGCCCAGCACGACGCGAAAGCCCGTTGGGCGCTCTATCAGCAGATGGCGGCAATGCACTATGGCAACGGCGGAGACGAAAACAAATAA
- a CDS encoding EamA family transporter yields MSFINNDRSHLAAVSQALLVTFLWSTSWVLIKFGLKADLPPVTFAGLRYTLAAFCLIPLALLNPIHRQSLRGFSTRTWWELIALGVVFYTLTQGAQFVSLSFLPSATLSLLLNFSPIFIAFYGMASRSESTSITQWGGILVTVIGASIYFLPLSIAKNQIPGLIAALVALSANATSSILGRHINTQEKLNPLVVTSVSMGIGGFLMLFIGIVTQGMGNLDLTQWAIIGWLAVVNTALAFTLWNKSLQTLSAVESSIINGIMLPQIAILAWIFLGEPLGGKEMLGLGLVLAGTMIVQLWRYLPGKSK; encoded by the coding sequence TAACTTTTTTATGGTCAACTTCCTGGGTTTTGATCAAGTTTGGTCTGAAAGCGGACCTGCCCCCGGTCACATTTGCCGGGCTGCGCTACACGCTTGCGGCGTTCTGCCTCATACCGCTCGCCCTTCTTAATCCCATTCACCGCCAATCCCTGCGTGGATTTTCCACCCGAACCTGGTGGGAACTTATCGCCCTTGGCGTTGTATTCTATACGCTGACACAGGGCGCGCAATTCGTAAGTTTGTCGTTTTTGCCTTCCGCCACGCTTTCGCTCCTATTGAACTTCTCCCCCATCTTCATCGCATTTTATGGGATGGCCTCCCGCAGTGAAAGTACCTCGATCACGCAATGGGGCGGGATTCTCGTAACGGTCATCGGGGCGTCGATCTACTTCCTGCCGCTTTCGATCGCCAAGAACCAAATCCCCGGTTTGATCGCCGCCCTGGTCGCCTTGTCTGCAAATGCGACCTCGTCCATTTTGGGGCGCCATATCAACACGCAGGAGAAATTGAATCCGCTCGTGGTTACGAGCGTCAGCATGGGCATCGGCGGATTTTTGATGCTGTTCATCGGCATCGTCACCCAGGGCATGGGAAACTTAGACCTCACCCAATGGGCGATCATCGGCTGGCTGGCAGTGGTCAACACCGCGCTGGCTTTTACGCTTTGGAACAAATCCCTGCAAACGCTCTCCGCCGTGGAATCAAGCATCATCAACGGCATCATGCTTCCACAGATCGCCATCCTTGCATGGATATTCCTCGGTGAACCGCTCGGCGGAAAGGAAATGCTCGGGCTTGGGTTGGTGCTTGCAGGGACAATGATCGTCCAGTTGTGGAGATATTTACCCGGTAAATCCAAATGA